Proteins from a genomic interval of Lolium perenne isolate Kyuss_39 chromosome 1, Kyuss_2.0, whole genome shotgun sequence:
- the LOC127308863 gene encoding oxysterol-binding protein-related protein 1B isoform X1: MRAREMHPLCCLAAADYCPGGAGAAEPDAGDRSPPPAADGAAVAGVLSKWTNIGRGWRPRWFAIRGGVLAYWKIRRRVAAAQDATASSSPSSAAGARLIGAAACGAGEQPIGFVHLKISSFSESKSDDKRFYIITPTKTLQLRTGCAKDRVAWIEALVSARSESSLSGVLPCDQNGESFSTERLRDRLHAEGVGAEIVKDCEQIVHSEFSQYHTQMKQRCESYLSFIGSLPRELEVVSSGDGAIVDNPQLQLFKPDCSSSGKCSEYSNTESSDDAGKQEKLDQMQDEDEFHFYDTRQSFSDSAATPDLESRYLNYGDEACKFSDSLAADKTNEYLLSSSKRRSKLPEPVEKERSFSLWSMIKDNVGKDLTRVCLPVYFNEPISSLQKCFEDLEYSFLLDRAYECGSRGNSLMRILYVAAFAVSGYASTESRPCKPFNPLLGETYEADYPEKGIRFFSEKVSHHPMAMACHCEGKGWKFWGDSNVKSKFWGQSIQVDPSGILTLEFDDGETFQWSKVTTTINNLIIGRVYCHHHGIMNISGNRKYSCKLMFKEQSFLERNPRQVQGFVKDADGTKVASLMGKWDESMYCIFSDDASKLNSHISHQSVGATLLWEKNEPPTDPTRYNLSSFAITLNELTPGLKEKLPPTDSRLRPDQRHLENGEYEKAYSEKLRLETRQRMARNMQESGWKPRWFQRDTKDGTYRYVGGYWEAREHRNWVGCNDIFGSSCDNMNPQRSMLYTSASV, encoded by the exons ATGCGGGCCAGGGAGATGCACCCGCTCTGCTGCCTCGCCGCCGCCGACTACTGCCCCGGAGGCGCCGGCGCCGCAGAGCCCGACGCCGGGGACCGCTCCCCGCCCCCGGCGGCGGACGGGGCGGCCGTGGCCGGGGTGCTCAGCAAGTGGACCAACATCGGCCGGGGCTGGCGCCCGCGCTGGTTCGCGATCCGCGGCGGCGTCCTCGCCTACTGGAAGatccgccgccgcgtcgccgccgcccagGACGCCACGGCGTCTTCGTCACCAtcctccgccgcgggcgcgaggCTGATCGGGGCCGCGGCCTGCGGCGCCGGGGAGCAGCCCATCGGATTCGTCCACCTCAAG ATCTCATCATTCAGCGAAAGTAAATCAGATGACAAACGGTTCTACATTATTACTCCGACCAAGACGCTTCAGCTGAGGACCGGTTGCGCTAAGGACCGTGTGGCTTGGATTGAAGCACTAGTTTCCGCTAGAAGTGAATCTTCTCTTAGTGGTGTTTTACCATGTGACCAGAATGGTGAGTCATTTTCCACAGAAAGGCTCAGGGATCGCTTGCACGCTGAAGGTGTTGGAGCAGAAATTGTTAAAGACTGCGAGCAGATCGTTCATTCAGAATTTTCACAGTATCACACACAGATGAAGCAACGTTGTGAATCGTATTTAAGCTTTATTGGCAGTCTTCCCCGGGAACTCGAG GTAGTTAGTTCAGGAGATGGAGCTATTGTTGACAATCCACAGTTGCAATTGTTCAAGCCTGACTGTTCCAGCTCTGGAAAATGTAGTg AATACAGCAATACAGAGTCTTCTGATGATGCTGGCAAGCAAGAAAAACTAGATCaaatgcaagatgaagatgagttTCATTTCTATGATACAAGGCAAAGTTTCAGTGACTCGGCTGCTACTCCTGACCTAGAAAGCAGATACTTAAATTATGGTGATGAAGCTTGCAAATTTAGTGATTCATTAGCTGCTGACAAGACCAACGAATATTTACTCTCATCTTCAAAGAGGCGTTCCAAGTTACCTGAACCAGTAGAAAAGGAGAGAAGTTTTAGCCTTTGGTCAATGATCAAAGATAATGTAGGCAAGGATCTTACAAGAGTTTGTCTTCCTGTTTACTTTAATGAGCCAATTTCGTCACTTCAAAAGTGCTTTGAAGACTTGGAATACTCCTTTTTATTGGACCGCGCATATGAATGTGGCTCAAGG ggaaacAGTCTGATGAGAATTCTGTATGTTGCTGCTTTTGCGGTCTCTGGGTATGCTTCCACAGAGAGCCGTCCGTGCAAACCTTTCAATCCATTGTTAGGGGAAACCTATGAAGCTGATTACCCTGAAAAGGGAATACGCTTCTTCTCTGAGAAG GTTAGTCATCATCCGATGGCGATGGCATGCCATTGCGAAGGGAAAGGTTGGAAATTTTGGGGAGACAGCAACGTAAAGAGTAAATTTTGGGGACAGTCGATTCAAGTGGATCCTAGCGGCATATTAACTCTAGAGTTTGACGATGGAGAAACTTTCCAGTGGAGTAAG GTTACAACTACCATTAACAACCTTATCATTGGTCGAGTCTATTGTCATCACCATGGCATAATGAACATCAGCGGAAACAGAAAATATTCATGCAAGCTGATGTTTAAAGAGCAGTCTTTCCTGGAACGTAATCCTCGCCag GTTCAAGGCTTTGTTAAAGATGCTGATGGGACCAAGGTTGCATCCCTGATGGGGAAGTGGGACGAGAGCATGTATTGCATTTTTAGTGATGATGCTTCTAAACTGAACTCACATATTTCACATCAGAGCGTTGGTGCCACCTTGTTGTGGGAGAAAAATGAGCCGCCTACAGATCCCACTCGATATAACTTGTCATCATTTGCGATTACTTTAAACGAGTTGACACCAGGCCTCAAG GAGAAACTTCCACCAACAGATTCAAGACTGAGACCAGACCAGAGACATCTAGAGAATGGAGAGTACGAGAAGGCATATTCTGAGAAACTACGCCTCGAGACCAGGCAACGGATG GCAAGGAACATGCAGGAGAGTGGCTGGAAGCCAAGATGGTTCCAAAGAGACACCAAGGATGGAACATACCGTTATGTTGGGGGCTACTGGGAGGCAAGAGAGCATAGGAACTGGGTTGGCTGCAATGACATATTTGGTAGTTCCTGCGACAATATGAACCCACAGCGGTCCATGCTGTACACCAGTGCAAGTGTTTAG
- the LOC127308863 gene encoding oxysterol-binding protein-related protein 2A isoform X2, with protein MQDEDEFHFYDTRQSFSDSAATPDLESRYLNYGDEACKFSDSLAADKTNEYLLSSSKRRSKLPEPVEKERSFSLWSMIKDNVGKDLTRVCLPVYFNEPISSLQKCFEDLEYSFLLDRAYECGSRGNSLMRILYVAAFAVSGYASTESRPCKPFNPLLGETYEADYPEKGIRFFSEKVSHHPMAMACHCEGKGWKFWGDSNVKSKFWGQSIQVDPSGILTLEFDDGETFQWSKVTTTINNLIIGRVYCHHHGIMNISGNRKYSCKLMFKEQSFLERNPRQVQGFVKDADGTKVASLMGKWDESMYCIFSDDASKLNSHISHQSVGATLLWEKNEPPTDPTRYNLSSFAITLNELTPGLKEKLPPTDSRLRPDQRHLENGEYEKAYSEKLRLETRQRMARNMQESGWKPRWFQRDTKDGTYRYVGGYWEAREHRNWVGCNDIFGSSCDNMNPQRSMLYTSASV; from the exons atgcaagatgaagatgagttTCATTTCTATGATACAAGGCAAAGTTTCAGTGACTCGGCTGCTACTCCTGACCTAGAAAGCAGATACTTAAATTATGGTGATGAAGCTTGCAAATTTAGTGATTCATTAGCTGCTGACAAGACCAACGAATATTTACTCTCATCTTCAAAGAGGCGTTCCAAGTTACCTGAACCAGTAGAAAAGGAGAGAAGTTTTAGCCTTTGGTCAATGATCAAAGATAATGTAGGCAAGGATCTTACAAGAGTTTGTCTTCCTGTTTACTTTAATGAGCCAATTTCGTCACTTCAAAAGTGCTTTGAAGACTTGGAATACTCCTTTTTATTGGACCGCGCATATGAATGTGGCTCAAGG ggaaacAGTCTGATGAGAATTCTGTATGTTGCTGCTTTTGCGGTCTCTGGGTATGCTTCCACAGAGAGCCGTCCGTGCAAACCTTTCAATCCATTGTTAGGGGAAACCTATGAAGCTGATTACCCTGAAAAGGGAATACGCTTCTTCTCTGAGAAG GTTAGTCATCATCCGATGGCGATGGCATGCCATTGCGAAGGGAAAGGTTGGAAATTTTGGGGAGACAGCAACGTAAAGAGTAAATTTTGGGGACAGTCGATTCAAGTGGATCCTAGCGGCATATTAACTCTAGAGTTTGACGATGGAGAAACTTTCCAGTGGAGTAAG GTTACAACTACCATTAACAACCTTATCATTGGTCGAGTCTATTGTCATCACCATGGCATAATGAACATCAGCGGAAACAGAAAATATTCATGCAAGCTGATGTTTAAAGAGCAGTCTTTCCTGGAACGTAATCCTCGCCag GTTCAAGGCTTTGTTAAAGATGCTGATGGGACCAAGGTTGCATCCCTGATGGGGAAGTGGGACGAGAGCATGTATTGCATTTTTAGTGATGATGCTTCTAAACTGAACTCACATATTTCACATCAGAGCGTTGGTGCCACCTTGTTGTGGGAGAAAAATGAGCCGCCTACAGATCCCACTCGATATAACTTGTCATCATTTGCGATTACTTTAAACGAGTTGACACCAGGCCTCAAG GAGAAACTTCCACCAACAGATTCAAGACTGAGACCAGACCAGAGACATCTAGAGAATGGAGAGTACGAGAAGGCATATTCTGAGAAACTACGCCTCGAGACCAGGCAACGGATG GCAAGGAACATGCAGGAGAGTGGCTGGAAGCCAAGATGGTTCCAAAGAGACACCAAGGATGGAACATACCGTTATGTTGGGGGCTACTGGGAGGCAAGAGAGCATAGGAACTGGGTTGGCTGCAATGACATATTTGGTAGTTCCTGCGACAATATGAACCCACAGCGGTCCATGCTGTACACCAGTGCAAGTGTTTAG